aatgttgttatgcatgattcgaagcctcgactaagtttgtatgttaatatatgacttgttggtatatttggttgaggtcccgaggggctcggggtgattccgggtggttaacggattgtttgaagtttGAAAAATACTGCTGAAGTTGCTGCTactggtatttttgcacctgtgGAGTTCGAAGGTGTAGACAATATTGAGGTaggctgggtccgcaggtgcgtagGAGAGGTCGTATttgcgagtccgcaaatgcgaatagGTGCCCGCAGAAGTGGAAGTGAGGAGGTAAGGCAGTGGCCCTAGGTGCAaggtcttttccgcacctgcgtggtcgcagatgcggatatggagcgcaggtgcgttGGGGGTCTTAAtgattttctgcaggtgcggaggtTCTTGCACAAATGCGGCACCGCAGGTCCGCATGTTTAGCCGCATATGCGaaagacctgggcagaaaccataaatagaacacttcgcgaattttggttcatttccaccattttcaagttgggttttgtagctttttggagtgatttttaaGGGAGATTCAAGGGTTTttagtgaggtaagttgcttgggctctaatactcctatctatggtgtttttccattgtattatcatctaattagtggaatttaggggtgaaaataggggttagggcttgggattttggagagtttaatttaaggatttgaggaaccaaatgatgtcggattttgataaattttgtatgtatggacttgtgagtgaatgggctttctagttttgtaaattttttggatttcgagacgtgggcccgggggccgggtttgaaccAATTCCAGGTTCCTGGTCTAATTTGGtggtttttcttgtgaaattcattcctttagcgtatattgatggtattgtactggttGTGAATATATTCAGAGAAATTGGAGGTTGAATCGAGGGGCAAAAGCATAGCGGAATAGAGATTtactcggtttgaggtaagtaacaattttaaatctggtcttgagggtataaaacccggagtttggtataatgttattgtttggaggtggcacccatgctaggtgactggcgtgtgggtGTATGccatgagggattgagacttggtccgccccgggagactgtgaagtctaatagcctttatttgtgtttatatgcattcttGTCTACTAGAAcatgactgcctttcatgttagagatcatgatTAGGCTATATTCCTActcatggtagttatattcagtcatagtgattcttgtacatgtttacctcagtctctgttattcttCCCTAATGATATACTGTAATACTTTGATTTGGGctgttttccctttctttattgagagctatgagactagagaggtttatgactaagtaaggccgagggcctggttgtgaggtattgttctatgacacgtgagttgtccgtgcggatccagatatttatattatggcacgtgagttgtccgtgtagattatagtgcttgggctgtaggagcccctccggagtctgtacacacccctagtgagagcgggtacccattgagtgtgagtgctgagggctgagaggcGAGTGGTTGAGCTATTGTGGCAAGTTGAGTGACTGTTTCCCTGAGAAGCTATTCTTGTTttttcatttattgttgcacttagtttctttctgtcattattgtgaaattctctgaaagattttatatctagAATACgtgaacttgaattgtatagaattgatttgacttaaactgctggattcgaaagcatgtctactctttgctggaaatattgaaaatgaactgtattatattgctcgtcactacttctcagttccttatttatttctgttacttgctgagttagttatactcatgctacaccctgcacttcatgtgcagatccaggtgtgtttgagcACGGAGGTCATTGAGTTTGGGCGCGATAGAGTActagagactacgaggtagctgtcggcgtCCGCATGACCTTGTCTTTCCTTTTATATTTCTTTatgtcttgtattgatacttagacactggttgtattagtttggttatttAGATGTTCacgacttagtgacaccccgatgttttgGGCTGGTTTTCGCATTTTGGttctatattgagttcaactTTGGTTTTATGAAACATTTCTGATATGAAAAAGTTTTAAACAACTTTTTATGGAATTACTGGAGTATTTTgggaatgtcggcttgcctagtaccatcgataggcgccatcacgacaggttaggtttttgaGTCATGACATCTCGGTACCCGAGTTAATCTAagtacaacttttcaccctcaaatGGATGGGCAAGCCGAGAGGACAATTCAGACCTTGGAAGacatgttacgagcatgtgttcttgattttaaaggaaactgggatgatcatctacctttgattgagttcgcatataataacagttatcaagCAAGCATTTATATGGTCCCATtcgaggccctatatgggaggcgatgtcgttcgcctatagggtggtttgagtTAGGTGAAATGAAGCTTATTGGGCCAAACATAGTATATGATGCCTTGAAAAATGTGAAACttattcaggaacgacttcgcatagctcaaaGCCGACAAAAGTCATACTCAGATATAAGACGCCGCGATCTTGAGTTCAAAGAGGGCGACTATGTATTTTTAAAGGCATCTccaatgaagggtatcatgaggtttggTAAAAAAGGGAATATTAGCCCAAGAGATATGCTGCCTTATCCAATTCTTAAAAGGATTGGGCTTGTGGTGTATCGACTAGCTTTACTTCCAGAGTTATCTTCTGTGCATCTAGTTTTTTATGTGTCCATGCTGAAACAATACTTTTACAACCCAAGTCATGTACTTGATAGACAAGATATAGAGATTGATGATACTCTGACATACGAGGAGGTCCCTGTAGCTATAATAGACAGGCATGTTTGTAGACTTCGAACCAAAGACATTGCTTCGGTGAAAGTAATATGGAAAAACCACTCAGTCGAGGAAGCTACGTAGGATCCCTAGGAAGCCATGAAGAAAATATATCCTTATTTGTTCGAGATTTTAGGTACATAATTcattttaagctttaaaatatttaGATTGTCAAGTTATGTGATATTTGTGCTTATAATAATGCAAAATGGCTTTGGCGGGTATATGGGTGTGCCTTGATGTTGTATGTTATTGGATTGAGTGGCTAGAGGTGCAAAGTGTTATTGTTATTGGGTTGTTGGACATGTTAAAAATTTATAGTTAGCTccagttacaagggagactccGCGGAAACGTTTAGAAATTTGGAAAGTTAATGAAACATCTGAGTCCCTAAGGTTCTAAGAATGCAAGATGCCAAAGcaaatatttcaatttccagGAATGACTAAAGTTccacgttcgaggaagaacggtATTTAAAGGGGGGAAGAATGCAATACCCCATTACTTTTTTGGACTAATTTAACCTTAAAAATACGGAAATAGATCTTATGGATAGAATAaccaaacattttcaaaacaaaatgtGGTTGGTAGTATATGAGACCATCAATAGCCTTATAAATACCATTTACTTGATTAAGTATTTATATGGGGCCATActttagataaagaaaaaaataaggggGCCAACCCAACTTCTTAGTGTTTCCCTACTTTGCAGAATTTAAGGAAAAACTGTTTTAAAAACTCATTAGCTCTAGAatcaattaagaaaaaaaaaaaaaaagaacctgTACGACCGCGTTAAGGATTAACAAATAAGAATAATTGTTTGATTTGTTGCTTGGGTCATTATTATTTGAGGAGTTTGAGGATACATAATTAGTGTGAGCAGAGAACTAGAAAGCTTGAAAATTTCTTGTGCAATTCAACCAACAATCAGGTATGTAGATATATAATCTTATCCTGTAGTATGCCTTGGATTACATTAGGATTGATGTGGATATCAAATTCTTTAGAATGATGACAAGAagtaaattgaaagaaatttGATAAATTCTAAACCCATTTGAGTTGCTGCCAAgttgtttttgagatttggaacatgattagaaatattaaaataatggAGAGATTATTTTCATCTAGTAATGGACAAAGCTTTAAGGGTAAAGTGAGGATCAGATTTGAATATTTCTAAAGTATTTAGATTATTATTAGGGTCATATGTTTTGGATAGTGTTATTTACGTATGAAC
This sequence is a window from Nicotiana tomentosiformis chromosome 5, ASM39032v3, whole genome shotgun sequence. Protein-coding genes within it:
- the LOC138893225 gene encoding uncharacterized protein translates to MKLIGPNIVYDALKNVKLIQERLRIAQSRQKSYSDIRRRDLEFKEGDYVFLKASPMKGIMRFGKKGNISPRDMLPYPILKRIGLVVYRLALLPELSSVHLVFYVSMLKQYFYNPSHVLDRQDIEIDDTLTYEEVPVAIIDRHVCRLRTKDIASVKVIWKNHSVEEAT